The following proteins come from a genomic window of Saccharicrinis carchari:
- the ilvB gene encoding biosynthetic-type acetolactate synthase large subunit, which produces MEPRSQLLMEKKKNEKEILSGSEAVLRSLLCEGVDLIFGYPGGAIMPVYDALYDYQDKLHHVLTRHEQGAVHAAQGYARVNGKVGVAFATSGPGATNLVTGIADAMLDSTPLVVITGQVASPLLGSDAFQEIDVIGITQPITKWNHLVKNAEEIPEVIAKAFYIATTGRPGPVVIDITKDAQFGKVAFDYKKINYIRSYTPVPVTKIESIHDAADLINAAKKPMALVGQGVILGHAEEELKAFLDKTGIPAAWTLLGLSAMPTDYELNVGMLGMHGNYGPNLKTNECDVLIAIGMRFDDRVTGDVSSYATQAKVIHLEIDPAEVNKNIKADVAVLGSVKDTLPALTAELKPNKHPEWLSEFRACDKIETEKVITNEVFPTQKGMTMGEVIHKVSKAFNDDAVLVTDVGQHQMMASRYFNFKQTRSNVTSGGLGTMGFGLPAALGAKLGAPDREVCVFIGDGGFQMTIQELGTIFQTKAKVKIIILNNNFLGMVRQWQELFFDGRYASTELVNPDFQMITKGYGIESVLVESRNKLDEAIQRMANHDGPFLLEVKVEKEGNVFPMVPAGSSVSDIRLE; this is translated from the coding sequence ATGGAACCACGAAGCCAATTACTCATGGAGAAGAAAAAAAATGAAAAGGAGATACTTTCCGGTTCTGAAGCCGTGCTTCGCTCATTGCTATGTGAGGGTGTAGATTTAATATTCGGGTATCCGGGCGGAGCAATCATGCCTGTTTATGACGCCCTATACGATTATCAGGATAAATTGCACCATGTGCTCACCCGCCATGAGCAGGGAGCCGTTCATGCCGCCCAAGGATATGCAAGGGTAAACGGTAAAGTGGGAGTAGCCTTCGCTACATCGGGTCCCGGCGCCACCAATCTGGTTACCGGAATAGCCGATGCCATGCTCGATTCCACACCCCTGGTGGTTATCACAGGGCAGGTGGCCTCGCCACTTCTGGGCTCCGATGCCTTTCAGGAAATTGACGTGATAGGCATTACCCAACCCATTACAAAATGGAACCATTTGGTAAAAAATGCAGAAGAAATACCGGAGGTTATTGCCAAAGCCTTTTACATTGCAACCACCGGACGTCCCGGGCCTGTGGTAATCGACATTACCAAAGATGCACAATTTGGGAAGGTAGCATTTGATTATAAAAAAATTAACTACATAAGAAGTTACACCCCGGTACCTGTTACAAAAATAGAATCGATACACGATGCAGCCGACTTAATCAATGCAGCAAAAAAACCAATGGCTTTGGTTGGCCAGGGCGTAATTTTGGGACATGCCGAAGAGGAACTGAAAGCTTTTTTAGACAAAACAGGCATCCCCGCCGCCTGGACTCTTCTGGGGCTTTCGGCCATGCCTACGGATTACGAACTGAATGTTGGCATGCTTGGTATGCACGGTAATTACGGGCCCAACCTTAAAACCAACGAATGTGATGTACTGATTGCTATTGGCATGAGATTCGACGATAGGGTTACAGGCGATGTGAGCAGTTATGCCACCCAAGCCAAGGTAATTCACTTAGAAATTGATCCGGCCGAAGTAAATAAAAACATCAAAGCCGACGTGGCCGTGCTGGGGAGCGTAAAAGACACCCTGCCAGCGTTAACCGCAGAGCTTAAGCCAAACAAGCACCCCGAATGGCTATCTGAGTTTAGGGCTTGTGATAAAATTGAAACGGAAAAAGTGATTACCAACGAGGTGTTCCCCACACAAAAAGGAATGACAATGGGAGAGGTAATTCATAAAGTATCCAAGGCATTCAACGACGATGCCGTTTTAGTAACCGATGTAGGACAACATCAAATGATGGCTTCACGTTATTTTAACTTTAAACAAACACGTAGCAACGTAACTTCAGGTGGTCTTGGCACTATGGGCTTTGGACTTCCGGCTGCCCTGGGGGCAAAGCTGGGGGCACCCGACCGTGAGGTATGTGTTTTTATTGGCGATGGTGGCTTTCAGATGACTATACAGGAACTGGGTACTATTTTCCAAACCAAAGCCAAAGTTAAAATTATCATCCTCAACAATAACTTTTTAGGTATGGTTCGCCAATGGCAAGAGTTGTTTTTTGATGGCAGATATGCATCAACAGAACTTGTTAATCCTGATTTTCAGATGATAACCAAAGGCTACGGTATCGAAAGTGTTCTGGTGGAATCGCGCAACAAGCTGGATGAAGCTATACAGCGTATGGCTAATCATGATGGGCCTTTCTTGCTCGAAGTAAAAGTTGAAAAAGAAGGCAACGTTTTTCCAATGGTACCAGCAGGAAGTTCCGTTTCCGATATACGTTTGGAGTAA